In Truepera sp., the sequence CCATCAACTCCAGCAGCCCGCCTTCGTGGATCGTCGGGACACCGGAGGCCAGCTTCTCGATGATGCTCGCCTTCTTGTCGACGAAGGTCACTTCATGACCCAGGTAGGCCAGGGCCGCACCGGTCGTCAGGCCGACGTAGCCGGTTCCTATGATGGTTACTCTCATGGGCCCATCCTACGTGGCGGACCCTCCTGGCCGCCGGGAAGAAAGTCCGCCACGCCTTTGTAATAGGCCGTTACAGTTAAGCCAGGTTTCCGGGCTATCTTGTGCTCCAACTCGACAAGGCGCAACGCTGGGGGCAGGTGCGATCACCGTCTGGGCCGGCGCGCCGAAGGGGCCGTCGGTGGAGAGAACGCCGCACGTCAACACCCGCCGTTTCGCCGCGGGCGGATACGCACCCACGTTAGCCGCGCTCACGCTGGCGCTACTCGCCTCCGCGCTCGCCGCCCCCACCTGCACGGACGCCTTGCAGGCGGATCTCGAGGCGGCCCTGCAGGCCGAGTCGTCCGCCAGGTGGACGCGCGAGGACGATGTCGCGCGGCGCAGGGCCGATTTCGAACTGGCCCGCCTCGGCGTCACGGCCAGCATCGGCCTGCGGCCGAGCATCGGCGTGGGGCACGGGCTCGACTTCGAAGAAGGCGTCGAGGCGCTCGACCTGGTTGGCTACCAGTTCGATGCCGCACTGGGCTACAGCTACGACGAGGTGCGCATAGCTCGGAGCCAAGCGGCACTGGTCGGAGCCCTGAGCAGGCTAGAGGCGCAGCGCAGGACCGACGTCTTGAACGCGCTCGTCGCCCTCAGCCGCTTGCGGGTGGCGGAACGGGCCGAAGCCGCGGCACATGCCGAGCTCGCTCTCGCCCTCGGCGGCCTGAGCCGGGCGGAGGCCACCGCCGCGGAGCACGCGGCGGACCCTGACTACGCGCCCCTGCCCGGGAGTAAGGAGGCCCAAGACCTGGGAGCGCGGCCTCCCGCCGAGCCCCCGTTCCTTCGCGAAGCGCGCCTACAGGCGCGGCGGGCCGAGCTCGATCTGGAGGACGCGCATACCAGCGTCGCCACGCAGTTGGCGGCGCTGGCGGCCCTCGGGGTTACACCGCCGGCGCCGGTGGACGGCGCGTGCCCGCTCGGCCCCCTCGACGTGCCTAGCGCCGGCCCCGGCGAGACCCTCGCCCGCCAGGCTCTGCTGGTTGCGCTGCAGCTCGCGGAGGCCCAGCTAGGCCGGGCCGCGTGGGCGCCAGTGCGCGAGCTGAACCTCGAGGCGCAATACCAGGAGGGCGGGGCCAGGGCGGCGGCCAGCGCCGGCATCGCCGGCGGCAAGCCCAACGCCGGCGTTGCGTTCCGCTTGAGCCCGACGGGCAAGGACGCCTGGCGCGTCCGGCTGAGCGCCAACCTGAGACTGGACGAGAGCATGGGGGCGGCCATCGCCGACGCGGAGGCCGCCGTCCACAGGGCGCGGCAGGAACTGGCGGCGTTCGACGAAGCAGGCGCCGCCGCTGATGGTGTCGCTCGGCAGGCCCTAACGCGCGCCTGGGCCGAGGTCGAGGTCTTGGACGAGACGCTGCAACTGGCGGTCCTCAAGCGCGACGACCCCGCCGAGGCGCGCTACTTGCCCCGGAACACACAAGCCGTCGCGAGGGCGCTGGATGCCCGCGAACGGGGTCTGCAGGCGTACTTCAGGGCCTACGCGGCGTACCTTGGCACCATCGAAGTTGCCTGGCCGTCACGTTGAATGTCTACTTCGGGAGGAAGATCCCGTCTACCTCACCGAGGCCGACGAACCTGTCGGCGAGGTCCTGCAAGGACTGGCCGGCCACCTCGCGGAAAGCCATGACCTCGACCCGCTTGCCCCGTTCTTGCGCCAGCTCGAGGATGGGGGCGAAGTCGCCGTCGCCGCTGGCGAGCACGATGACGTCTGCGTGGTCGAAGGTCCGGACGATGCCGGCGGCGATGCCCATGTCCCAGTCGCCCTCGAGCTTCACGGCGCCATCGTCGTCTACCCGGTGCACGCGCACCTTGCGGCGCTTCACGCGGTAGCCGAGAGCCGACAGCTTGCCGAAGAAGCCGTAGGCGGAGGAATCGCCGTCGCGCTCCACCACGTAGGCGTCGGCGTGCGCCAGTCGCCGCCCCCTCACGGCGGCCTCGAGGAGCCGCTCGTAGTCGACGCTGGCGTTGTGGTTGTCACGCGCGGCGTAGTAGAGGTTCTGGGTATCGACGAACAGCGCCACGCGCTGCCCCGGTTCCTCGCCAAGAGCGGTGGGCACGCCCGCTGAGGTGATGGACACGCCACCTGAGGCGGTGGGCGCACCCGCTGAAGCACTTACCCTATCCGCTGGGTCGGTGGACACGCCGGCCGAGTCGGCCCGCGTAGCAGGCGAGTTCTTGGACTCCACGGCGGTCAGTTTACCCCGCTACCCGCTAGCACCAAAGCTGTGCACCCTGCGCGTCAACCCAGCCACTTGCCCATCACGAGGTTGTCCTCGAACCCCTCGCCCTCGCCGGCCAGGCGCTTCACCTGGCGCCTCTCTCGACCCTCGAGTGTGAAGCCCTCGCTCTCGTACAGCCTCACCGCGGCAGCGTTGCCGGCCCTCACGTTCAACGACATCTTCAGGACGCCCACGCGCCGGCACCACTCGTAACCAGCGCCCAGCAGCGCCCTGGCGGCCCCCCGCCGCCTGGCCGGCGGCGCCACCGCCAGCGTGAGGATCGCCACGTGCTCCAGGCGCCGGGCCACTGGGCGGTGAAGCTCGAGCCAACCCATCAGCGCGCCGCCCTCCACTGCTACGGCGTAGTAGCTGCGGGTCGTGCGCGCGCCGATGCGTGCAGCCAGCGAACCTGCGCTCTCGGCGCCGTCACCCACGAACGACCCGCCCTCGCGGTAGATGCCCGCCAAGAGGCTCCGCACGGCCTCGGCGTCGTCCGGTGTCGCGGTTCTTACGTTCACCATCCGATTATAGGAGCAGCCCTGATATCCTTGGCGGCGCCACCGGCCACCCCGGCGCGTGGCGAACGTGGAGGTTCTCACCGTGTTGCGCCTCGTTAGCGCTGAATCCGTCACCGAAGGGCACCCCGACAAGCTCGCCGACCGCATCAGCGACAGCGTGCTCGACGCCATACTGCAGCAGGATCCGCACGCGCGGGTGGCAGTCGAGACGTTGCTGACGCGCGGGCTTGCGCTGGTGGCGGGCGAGGTCACCACCAACGCCGACGTGGACGTTCAGGCCATCGTGCGCGAGGCCGCGAGGGACGTGGGTTACACCGACGCCGCCTACGGCTTCGACGCCGACCACAGCGCGGTGCTGATCGCGCTCAGCGAGCAGTCGCCCGACATCAAACAAGGCGTCGACAGGGCGCGGGAGGCAGGCAGCGGCGACGACTTCGACCTCATCGGGGCCGGCGACCAGGGCCTCATGTTCGGCTACGCCACGCTCGAGACCCCGGAACTCATGCCGCTGCCGATCCAGCTGGCGCACCGCATCGCCCAGCGACTGGCACAGGTCAGGCGCGACCGCACGCTCTCGTACCTGCGTCCCGACGGCAAAGCGCAGGTGACGCTGGCTTACGCAGGCGGCGTGGCGGTACACCTTCGCACCATCGTGCTCTCCGCACAGCACGACCCCGACGTCACGCTGGAGCAGATGCGAGCCGACCTCCTGACGCACGTGCTCGAGGCCGTAGTGCCGGCGGACCTGCTCGACGAGCGCTCGAACCTGCTCATCAACCCGACGGGCCGCTTCGTCGAGGGCGGCCCGACCGCCGACGCCGGCCTCACGGGGCGCAAGATCATAGTCGACACCTATGGCGGCGCCGCACCTCACGGCGGCGGGGCGTTCAGCGGCAAGGACCCCACGAAGGTCGACCGCTCCGCGAGCTACTACGCCCGCTTCATCGCCAAGAACGTCGTGGCGGCCGGGCTGGCCGAACGCTGCCAGGTTCAGCTCGCGTACGCCATCGGGGTGGCCCACCCGGTGGGCTTGTACGTCGACACGTTCGGTACCGGCGTCATGCCCGACGAACGACTGGCCGAGCTGGTGCAGCGCGCCTTCGACGCGCGCCCGGCGGCGATAATCGAGCAACTTGGGCTGCGGCGCCCCATCTATGCCGCTACCAGCGCGTACGGCCACTTCGGGCGCGAGGGCTTCCCCTGGGAGAGCCTCTCGCGAGTCGACGAACTCAAGGACTTGGCGGGGCGGGACTAAGGCCCACCAGCACGCGATTTCTCGGTCAATTGTCGCGAGCAGCATGTGTTACATTCAGGATCATGGCCAGGATAGTTTTGGGTAACCGCGAAGGCCTGCTCGCCATTCGCCAAGGTCGAGGTGTGCTGGAGCACCTGGCCGAAGAGTGGCCCGACCTTCATCTCACCCTCCGCACGATCCCCAAAACCGCGGGCCAGGAGTCGGGCCCGCTACTGGCCGCCCTCGAAGCCAACGACATCGGCATCGCCGTGGCGCAGCTAGACGCCCTCCCTCCCTCGCTGCCCGAGGGAATCCGGCTGGCCGCCGTCCTCAAACGGGGCGAGCCGCGTTCCGCGTTCGCGGCGAAGGGCCGGGCGCAGTTGGACGCCCTGCCCGAGGGCGCGAGGCTGCTGGTTTCCACCGAGCGTGACGCCTCCTTCCTGGCCGCGACGCAGGCGGCCATGGAGGTCGAGATCGATCGGTCGGCCCCCGAAGCCCTTCTGGCTCGCCTTGGAGTGGGTGCGGACGCGGTCATCTTGCCCGCCGCCACGCTCGTCACCTTGGGCCTGAGAAGCGCGATCGACACGCTGATCGACGAGACGGTATTCACGCCCGCGCCCGGCCAGGGCGCCATCGGGCTGCTGGTGCGCGAGGACGACGACCTCGCGTACGAGACGGCCTACTCGCTGCAGCACCGACCGAGCTTCGACCGCGTTCGGGCCGAGCTGGCTTTCGCCTCCGAGCTGCCGGGGCGGAACGTGGGCGCCAGCGCTACCGTCAACGACGAGTTCGAACTGACGTTGCTCGGGGCGGTTGCGGAGGGCTCCACCATCCTCCAGGCGACCGTGTCGGGCGAGGCGCGCGAGGCCGAGGACCTCGCGCGCGAACTCGCGAAAGACGTCGTCGAGCAGCTGGCGGGCCTCAGGTAGCGGCCTGCTTGATGTCGGCCAGCACCTTGTCGGCCGTCTGCTGCGGGACGGTCTCGTAGCGGTCCACCTTGAGGGAATAGGCGCCGCGGCCACCGGTCATGCTCCGCAGGTCGGCCGAGTACGCCTGGATCTCGGCGAGGGGCACGTGCGCGCTGACCACGCTGACCGAGCCTTCGCTGTCCATGCCCAATATGCGCCCGCGGCGCGTGTTGAGGTCCGAGATGACGTCCCCCGTGAACCGGTCGGGCACGCGCACCTTGATGAGCGCCAGCGGCTCCAGGAGGATCGGCTTGGCCTGCAACAGCGCCTCGCGCATGGCCTGCGTGGCGGCGAACTGGAACGCGATGTCCTTCGAGTCGACCGGGTGGTCCTTGCCGTCGTAAACGCAGACCTTCACGTCTTGCAGCGGGAAGCCGCCCAGCACCCCGGCCTCCATTCCCGCCCGGGCGCCTTTCTCGCAGCTCGTCTGGAACTGGGTCGGGATGGTGCCGCCCACGACCTTCCAGTCGAACTCGAAGCCCGACCCGCGCGGTAGCGGCTCCACCGAGAGGGCC encodes:
- the metK gene encoding methionine adenosyltransferase, encoding MLRLVSAESVTEGHPDKLADRISDSVLDAILQQDPHARVAVETLLTRGLALVAGEVTTNADVDVQAIVREAARDVGYTDAAYGFDADHSAVLIALSEQSPDIKQGVDRAREAGSGDDFDLIGAGDQGLMFGYATLETPELMPLPIQLAHRIAQRLAQVRRDRTLSYLRPDGKAQVTLAYAGGVAVHLRTIVLSAQHDPDVTLEQMRADLLTHVLEAVVPADLLDERSNLLINPTGRFVEGGPTADAGLTGRKIIVDTYGGAAPHGGGAFSGKDPTKVDRSASYYARFIAKNVVAAGLAERCQVQLAYAIGVAHPVGLYVDTFGTGVMPDERLAELVQRAFDARPAAIIEQLGLRRPIYAATSAYGHFGREGFPWESLSRVDELKDLAGRD
- a CDS encoding NYN domain-containing protein, which translates into the protein MSITSAGVPTALGEEPGQRVALFVDTQNLYYAARDNHNASVDYERLLEAAVRGRRLAHADAYVVERDGDSSAYGFFGKLSALGYRVKRRKVRVHRVDDDGAVKLEGDWDMGIAAGIVRTFDHADVIVLASGDGDFAPILELAQERGKRVEVMAFREVAGQSLQDLADRFVGLGEVDGIFLPK
- a CDS encoding GNAT family N-acetyltransferase yields the protein MNVRTATPDDAEAVRSLLAGIYREGGSFVGDGAESAGSLAARIGARTTRSYYAVAVEGGALMGWLELHRPVARRLEHVAILTLAVAPPARRRGAARALLGAGYEWCRRVGVLKMSLNVRAGNAAAVRLYESEGFTLEGRERRQVKRLAGEGEGFEDNLVMGKWLG